The following proteins are encoded in a genomic region of Coffea eugenioides isolate CCC68of chromosome 6, Ceug_1.0, whole genome shotgun sequence:
- the LOC113774386 gene encoding cell number regulator 8 produces the protein MANSEESSPLLPKQQESKVEKDLSQNEAVYPTKSADGKAPDAAKKSAPPIPMSWTANGLPLSHGSVMGEPMMGRAHWDSSLCACLGRNDDFCSSDLEVCLLGSVAPCVLYGSNAERLGSAPGAFANHCLPYTGLYLIGNSLFGWNCLAPWFSYSSRTAIRRKFNLEGSCEALARSCGCCGSFVEDEAQREQCETACDFATHVFCHACALCQEGREVRRRLHHPGFNAHPVLVMIPPGEQIMGRGA, from the exons ATGGCCAATTCCGAGGAATCGAGTCCTCTTTTGCCTAAGCAACAAGAGTCTAAAGTGGAAAAAGACCTCAGCCAGAATGAAGCTGTTTACCCCACCAAATCCGCCGACGGCAAGGCGCCCGATGCAGCTAAGAAATCAGCTCCTCCCATTCCGATGAGTTGGACCGCCAATGGTCTGCCACTCAGCCATGGGAGCGTCATGGGGGAGCCTATGATGGGTAGGGCCCACTGGGACTCCAGCCTCTGCGCCTGTCTGGGCAGGAATGATGACTTTTGCAGCAGCGATCTTGAAGTTT GTCTGCTAGGAAGTGTGGCACCTTGTGTTCTCTATGGTAGCAATGCTGAAAGACTTGGATCAGCGCCAGGGGCTTTCGCAAATCACTGCTTGCCTTACACAGGTCTGTACCTGATTGGGAATTCCCTTTTTGGCTGGAACTGCTTAGCACCCTGGTTTTCATACTCCAGCCGTACTGCTATCCGCCGAAAGTTCAATTTGGAG GGAAGCTGTGAAGCGCTTGCCAGATCATGTGGGTGCTGTGGAAGCTTTGTGGAGGATGAGGCGCAACGTGAGCAGTGTGAAACAGCCTGTGACTTCGCAACCCATGTCTTCTGCCATGCATGCGCCCTTTGTCAGGAAGGTCGTGAGGTTCGTCGCAGGCTTCATCACCCTGGATTCAATGCCCATCCAGTCTTGGTCATGATTCCACCAGGAGAGCAGATTATGGGCCGAGGAGCCTGA